From Nitratidesulfovibrio vulgaris str. Hildenborough, a single genomic window includes:
- the rdgC gene encoding recombination-associated protein RdgC, translated as MSFLNASTSFTRFRILDPVPSALWPTIPDKLRQFSFRDIDDTSDERAWGWVCFDDMLDSQWRTAPPEKGEFLAFSLRLDTRRIPAAVIKKYTALSLRDEEERNKQQGKKFISRERKKELKEQVKLRLLSRFLPIPAEFNVVWATTSNMVYFASTQSKMCDLFMEYFTLTFDLHLEAMTPYQLAASMLDENAMSRLDIIEATQFA; from the coding sequence ATGAGCTTTCTCAACGCAAGCACCAGCTTCACACGCTTTCGCATACTTGACCCTGTTCCGTCGGCGTTATGGCCCACCATTCCTGACAAGCTGCGTCAGTTCAGCTTTCGGGACATCGACGACACCTCGGACGAGAGGGCATGGGGATGGGTATGCTTCGACGACATGCTCGATAGCCAATGGCGCACCGCACCTCCGGAAAAGGGCGAGTTTCTCGCGTTCTCGCTCCGCCTTGATACCCGGCGCATTCCCGCTGCCGTCATCAAGAAGTATACGGCGCTGTCACTCCGCGACGAAGAGGAGCGCAACAAGCAACAGGGCAAGAAGTTCATATCGCGAGAACGCAAGAAGGAGCTCAAGGAACAGGTCAAGCTGCGCCTGCTTTCACGCTTTCTCCCCATTCCCGCCGAGTTCAATGTCGTGTGGGCGACCACCTCGAACATGGTCTACTTCGCCTCGACCCAGTCGAAGATGTGCGACCTGTTCATGGAGTATTTCACGCTGACCTTCGACCTGCATCTCGAGGCGATGACCCCCTACCAGCTTGCAGCGTCGATGCTCGATGAGAACGCCATGTCGCGGCTGGACATCATAGAGGCGACCCAGTTCGCCTGA
- a CDS encoding ABC transporter permease, with protein sequence MPAPASTRLTALARRMLRKLAWMVVVFLGITVICFWVIHLAPGSPTDLETTMNPLAGAEARKRLESIYGLDQPLYVQYAQWLGRLVRLDFGNSMSSDGRPVMERIRERLPLTVGMNVAALFLTLLLAVPIGVASAHWQGGWFDRGMTVLVFIGFAMPGFWLALLLMLFFGIHLGWLPLSGLTSLDYATLSPWGKFLDVARHLALPLFIYTFGSLAGMSRFMRSAMLEVLRQDYILTARAKGLPTRTVIFRHALRNALLPVITILGLSLPGLIGGSVIIESIFALPGLGQLFYTAVMARDYPLIMGNLVLGAVLTQAGNLIADLCYGLADPRIRNSGGDR encoded by the coding sequence ATGCCAGCACCAGCCTCGACACGCCTGACAGCCCTCGCCCGGAGAATGCTCCGCAAGCTTGCATGGATGGTGGTGGTGTTTCTGGGCATCACCGTCATCTGCTTCTGGGTCATCCACCTCGCACCGGGGTCGCCCACCGACCTTGAGACGACCATGAATCCACTTGCAGGTGCAGAGGCACGGAAACGCCTCGAGAGCATCTACGGGCTCGACCAGCCGTTGTACGTCCAGTATGCACAGTGGCTTGGCAGACTGGTGCGTCTCGACTTCGGCAATTCCATGTCCAGTGATGGCAGACCCGTCATGGAGCGCATCCGCGAACGTCTGCCTCTCACCGTGGGCATGAACGTGGCGGCCCTGTTTCTGACGCTTCTGCTTGCCGTACCCATCGGCGTCGCATCCGCACACTGGCAAGGGGGCTGGTTCGACCGGGGCATGACCGTGCTCGTGTTCATCGGCTTTGCCATGCCGGGATTCTGGCTGGCGCTGCTGCTGATGCTCTTCTTCGGCATCCATCTCGGCTGGCTTCCTCTCTCGGGGCTGACGTCGCTGGACTACGCCACGCTCTCGCCGTGGGGCAAATTCCTTGACGTGGCCCGCCACCTTGCGTTGCCGCTCTTCATCTACACCTTCGGCAGCCTTGCAGGCATGTCGCGTTTCATGCGTTCTGCCATGCTCGAAGTGTTGCGGCAGGACTACATCCTCACCGCACGGGCCAAGGGGCTGCCGACACGGACCGTCATCTTCCGGCACGCCCTGCGCAACGCGCTGCTGCCGGTCATCACCATCCTCGGCCTCTCGCTGCCGGGGCTGATAGGCGGCAGCGTCATCATCGAATCCATCTTCGCCCTGCCGGGACTGGGGCAACTCTTCTACACCGCCGTCATGGCGCGCGACTACCCGCTCATCATGGGCAACCTCGTCCTCGGTGCGGTACTGACTCAGGCTGGCAACCTGATTGCGGACCTGTGCTACGGACTCGCCGACCCGCGCATCCGCAACAGTGGAGGAGACCGATGA
- a CDS encoding ABC transporter permease, with translation MNAPHSNAGTETGTPFVPPPATTSRPSTSRFWQRNILFAIGFAIVGSMSLLALLAPWIAPYDPTALHLDTILSGPSATHLLGTDALGRDVLSRLLYGARVSLWVGFVSVGIAVAIGLAVGLVAGYFGGIIDELAMRLVDIMLCFPSFFLILAVIAFLEPSLGNIMAVIGLTSWMGVARLVRAETLSLREREFVAAARLAGAGRTRIILTHILPNAMAPVLVSATLGVAGAILTESALSFLGLGVQPPDPSWGNMLLEGKDVLEIAPWMSLFPGLAILVTVLGYNLLGESLRDFLDPRLKK, from the coding sequence ATGAACGCCCCCCACAGCAACGCGGGCACCGAAACCGGAACCCCGTTCGTCCCCCCACCCGCGACGACGTCACGGCCCTCCACATCCCGATTCTGGCAGAGGAACATCCTCTTCGCCATCGGCTTTGCCATCGTCGGCAGCATGTCCCTGCTTGCGCTGCTGGCACCTTGGATTGCGCCCTACGACCCCACGGCCCTGCATCTCGACACCATCCTGTCGGGCCCGTCCGCCACACACCTGCTTGGTACGGACGCGCTTGGTCGCGACGTGCTCTCTCGCCTGCTGTACGGGGCGCGCGTCTCGCTATGGGTAGGCTTCGTCTCCGTGGGTATCGCCGTAGCCATCGGTCTCGCCGTGGGCCTCGTCGCGGGGTATTTCGGCGGCATCATCGACGAACTCGCCATGCGCCTTGTGGACATCATGCTGTGCTTTCCCTCGTTTTTCCTCATCCTTGCGGTCATCGCCTTTCTCGAACCAAGCCTTGGCAACATCATGGCTGTCATCGGGCTGACCTCATGGATGGGAGTGGCGCGGCTGGTACGCGCCGAGACCCTCTCACTGCGGGAACGGGAATTCGTGGCGGCCGCCCGCCTTGCCGGGGCCGGGCGCACACGCATCATCCTCACCCACATCCTGCCCAATGCGATGGCACCGGTGCTGGTTTCGGCGACGCTGGGCGTAGCCGGGGCCATTCTCACCGAGTCGGCCCTCAGCTTTCTGGGCCTCGGGGTGCAGCCGCCCGACCCCAGCTGGGGCAACATGCTGCTGGAGGGCAAGGACGTTCTGGAAATCGCCCCGTGGATGTCGCTCTTCCCCGGCCTTGCCATCCTTGTCACCGTACTCGGATACAACCTGCTGGGTGAGAGTCTGCGCGACTTTCTCGACCCGCGCCTGAAAAAATAG
- a CDS encoding DNA repair protein RecN yields the protein MLEYLRIRDLALIEDMELEFSNGLNVLTGETGAGKSFILKALNFLTGDRLGADMVRPGRDKAQVEALFMLPDGECIMRRELVAATGRSRLFINDALSSQDAARDLRPSLIVHTSQHGQHKLLQPSFQAQLLDTYLQRPDLLERREATLRQLRDVAAQREALLERSRTLEEKRDVLEYQQREIERVAPEHGEEEQLETRRNELRDAASLLEGYEHGMALLRGGADGPGMVDLLGQLERQLDELSNLDDAFGTDAEAARTYRDTLHDLERRLRRRPAIADPGERERIESRLFELSQLKRKLRRSLDDILNLRDEIDENLSFLDACGLDIKRLEREEASLREQLKAVLDELTPARRLAAERLARDLESELAGLGFSEHVHVDFEFSPTEAWPGCPEEKARLLWVPNPGQAPQPLDRIASGGELSRFLLAVVGLMSQGETATLIFDEVDAGVGGLTLHRVADRLESLALHRQVLCITHWPQIAARAARHFQIRKEVTDGATSTLCARLEGEAIRDELARMAGGGTEGQALADGLAAQNTHEGS from the coding sequence ATGCTGGAATATCTTCGCATCAGAGACCTCGCCCTCATCGAGGACATGGAACTCGAGTTCTCCAACGGACTGAACGTGCTCACAGGTGAGACCGGGGCAGGCAAGAGCTTCATCCTGAAGGCACTCAACTTCCTCACCGGCGACCGCCTCGGGGCGGATATGGTGCGTCCCGGACGCGACAAGGCGCAGGTCGAGGCACTGTTCATGCTTCCCGACGGTGAATGCATCATGCGGCGTGAACTCGTGGCTGCCACAGGTCGCAGCCGTCTCTTCATCAATGACGCGCTCAGTTCGCAGGACGCGGCACGCGACCTGCGCCCTTCGCTCATCGTCCATACGAGCCAGCACGGACAGCACAAGCTCTTGCAGCCTTCCTTTCAGGCCCAGTTGCTGGACACCTATCTCCAGAGGCCAGACCTGCTTGAGCGCCGGGAGGCGACCCTGCGACAGCTTCGGGACGTTGCGGCACAGCGTGAAGCCCTGCTCGAACGTTCCCGTACCCTCGAAGAGAAACGGGATGTACTCGAGTACCAGCAGCGCGAAATAGAGCGGGTAGCGCCCGAACACGGCGAAGAGGAACAGCTCGAAACCCGCCGCAACGAACTGCGTGACGCCGCCTCACTGCTCGAAGGCTACGAACACGGCATGGCCCTGCTGCGCGGCGGGGCGGACGGCCCCGGCATGGTCGACCTTCTTGGTCAGCTGGAACGGCAACTCGACGAACTCTCGAACCTCGACGACGCCTTCGGCACCGACGCCGAGGCTGCACGCACCTACCGCGACACGCTGCATGACCTCGAGCGCAGACTGCGCCGTCGTCCCGCCATCGCCGACCCCGGCGAGCGCGAACGTATCGAATCGCGCCTTTTCGAACTGTCGCAGCTTAAACGCAAACTGCGCCGGTCGCTGGACGACATCCTCAACCTACGGGATGAGATCGACGAGAACCTGTCGTTCCTCGACGCCTGCGGGCTCGACATCAAAAGGCTCGAACGTGAGGAAGCCTCCTTGCGGGAACAGCTCAAGGCCGTACTCGACGAACTCACCCCGGCGCGGCGCCTCGCAGCCGAACGTCTGGCACGCGACCTTGAGAGCGAACTGGCGGGCCTCGGCTTCTCCGAACATGTGCATGTGGATTTCGAATTCTCCCCCACCGAAGCGTGGCCCGGCTGTCCTGAAGAGAAGGCACGCCTCCTCTGGGTGCCCAACCCCGGACAGGCTCCGCAACCGCTCGACCGCATCGCCTCGGGCGGCGAGCTTTCACGGTTTCTGCTTGCGGTCGTGGGGCTCATGTCGCAAGGCGAGACCGCCACGCTCATCTTCGACGAGGTGGATGCGGGTGTGGGCGGCCTTACACTGCACCGGGTCGCAGACCGACTCGAATCGCTCGCCCTGCACCGTCAGGTACTGTGCATCACCCACTGGCCCCAGATAGCGGCACGTGCCGCCCGGCACTTCCAGATACGCAAGGAGGTGACGGATGGAGCGACCTCGACGCTGTGCGCCAGACTTGAAGGCGAGGCCATCCGCGACGAACTGGCGCGCATGGCGGGCGGCGGCACCGAAGGGCAGGCCCTCGCCGATGGACTCGCCGCCCAGAACACGCACGAGGGGTCGTAG
- a CDS encoding pesticin C-terminus-like muramidase, with amino-acid sequence MRHTPATTRPPEYDAFDTADEAYIFTRDLLRVHEGRRRKAYIPPVGRSSATISTGLDLGQHDVASLHAMGIPAAIVGRLAPLAGRNAREARQILHLHPLVLSEAEDHAVEEAIVRHFMHTTAQAYDAAQHTTSTEVPPGVHSPTGGTPATSTVAGIRTPDLRRQHTASTGPESDAESALRVGGDAPTALPRGNGQAVAPSTSHHRNEASSHRRRFSDLPKELQAPVVSVLFQHGSPRAVPRFWALVTRGDWRGAIAEMRSFYRRPTVLQTRRDAEAGIMETGLKRLEMA; translated from the coding sequence ATGCGACACACGCCTGCGACGACCCGGCCCCCGGAATACGACGCTTTCGACACCGCGGACGAAGCGTACATCTTCACGCGAGACCTTCTACGTGTCCACGAAGGCAGAAGGCGCAAAGCGTACATCCCGCCTGTGGGCAGAAGCAGTGCCACCATCTCGACAGGCCTCGACCTTGGTCAGCATGATGTGGCTTCACTGCATGCCATGGGCATTCCCGCCGCCATTGTAGGCAGACTGGCACCACTGGCGGGAAGGAACGCCCGCGAGGCACGGCAGATACTGCACCTGCACCCACTTGTCTTGTCAGAAGCCGAGGACCATGCCGTTGAAGAGGCCATCGTGCGGCATTTCATGCACACGACGGCACAAGCCTACGACGCGGCGCAACACACGACGTCCACTGAAGTCCCCCCCGGTGTCCACAGTCCGACAGGAGGGACGCCTGCGACGTCCACGGTAGCAGGAATCAGGACACCTGACCTGAGACGGCAGCATACGGCGTCGACAGGGCCGGAATCCGATGCTGAATCGGCCCTTCGCGTCGGGGGAGACGCGCCGACAGCGCTACCCCGTGGCAATGGACAGGCCGTTGCGCCCTCGACATCACATCACCGGAACGAAGCCTCGTCGCACCGAAGACGATTCAGCGACCTGCCCAAGGAATTGCAGGCGCCTGTCGTCTCGGTACTGTTCCAGCATGGAAGCCCCCGCGCCGTCCCCCGCTTCTGGGCCCTCGTGACACGAGGCGACTGGCGGGGGGCCATCGCAGAGATGCGGTCATTCTACCGTCGGCCCACAGTCCTGCAAACGCGGCGCGACGCCGAAGCCGGCATCATGGAAACGGGGCTGAAAAGGCTTGAGATGGCGTAG
- the rnr gene encoding ribonuclease R — protein MAKDKTSRKAPMGSGRDALMQAFREAQRPLRLDMLLRILGLHRKEKRTLEESLEALQAEGRILRLRGGAWGLTDHMKMVTGTLQVQRTGMGFVLPEDRRRTDIYVHPTQMGEAWHGDKVVVVLLPGGRGRNPEGRIVRILERGLKEMPARVVKRMGRQGLLCRAADARIKVHFLVDVTGLEGKPQKDDILVVSPGERVEDGLWAATAVRHLGSEDDVSVQERLVKINHGVPTEFPVPVLEEAATLPPAPGGGDFADRIDLRHMEFVTIDGARARDFDDAICVEEQGKGWRLWVAIADVSHYVRPGSAMDREALERSNSYYFPQSVEPMLPEALSNGLCSLNPRVPRLAMVAEIYFFGEGSPGKCKFYPAVIESKARLTYGQVNRALLLGDEEERLVLRPVLPMLEQAEKLARVLHQRRRERGSLDFDLPEPEIAFNIYGETVDIRRKVRHFGHQIVEEFMIAANEAVARFLTEKEADFLYRVHPEPEPEKLSALFKVLAGTDIAQGLPREASAGALQTVLQKAHGSAQEFLISRLTLRTMMQARYSPEHEGHFGLASACYCHFTSPIRRYADLVVHRALKRALGGDPGPTPAGGKLVAIADQLSQHERKAMEAEREILKRLTVLLLRSRVGETLTGVISSILDFGFFVELNEVLADGMVRLSSLDDDYYAFIPERQELRGERTGRTFRLGQQVKVRLADVNVGRLEVNLELVREEGDDTPVPTRRRSAASGRDGSGRDGSGRGGRGRSRHDATPRVKASPDASPEVSADGDMPDGDRLPPWIRAATEEDDPRDTTRTRRRRDDDASSRDGGDRRRGRSRNEGARGAGNPARGKAPRDGAGGDRKKGDGRDGKDGQAGGKPAGKGQSRKGKASSHRKGQGRVKKSDE, from the coding sequence ATGGCAAAAGACAAGACGTCCCGCAAGGCCCCCATGGGCAGTGGCCGGGATGCTCTCATGCAGGCATTCCGCGAGGCCCAGCGGCCTCTCAGACTGGATATGCTGTTGCGTATACTAGGGTTGCATCGCAAGGAAAAACGCACGCTTGAAGAATCGCTCGAAGCCTTGCAGGCTGAAGGACGCATCCTGCGTCTGCGCGGCGGTGCGTGGGGCCTGACCGACCACATGAAGATGGTGACCGGCACGTTGCAGGTGCAGCGCACCGGGATGGGGTTCGTACTGCCCGAAGACAGGCGCAGGACGGACATCTACGTGCACCCAACGCAAATGGGTGAGGCGTGGCACGGCGACAAGGTCGTGGTGGTGCTGTTGCCCGGCGGGCGCGGACGCAACCCCGAAGGGCGCATCGTCCGCATCCTCGAACGTGGCCTCAAGGAGATGCCCGCGCGCGTCGTCAAGCGCATGGGGAGGCAGGGCCTGCTGTGCCGTGCCGCCGATGCGCGCATCAAGGTGCATTTCCTTGTCGATGTGACGGGCCTTGAAGGCAAGCCGCAGAAGGATGACATCCTCGTGGTGAGCCCCGGAGAGCGCGTCGAGGATGGACTGTGGGCGGCGACCGCCGTGCGCCATCTGGGGTCTGAGGACGACGTGAGCGTGCAGGAGCGTCTGGTCAAGATCAACCACGGTGTCCCCACCGAGTTCCCCGTCCCTGTGCTCGAAGAGGCGGCGACCTTGCCCCCGGCCCCCGGCGGTGGCGATTTCGCCGACCGCATCGACCTGCGGCACATGGAGTTCGTCACCATCGACGGTGCCCGCGCCCGCGACTTCGACGACGCCATCTGTGTCGAGGAACAGGGCAAGGGCTGGCGGCTGTGGGTCGCCATCGCAGACGTGTCGCACTATGTGCGCCCCGGCAGCGCCATGGACAGGGAGGCGCTCGAACGCTCCAACTCGTACTATTTCCCCCAGTCGGTGGAACCCATGCTGCCCGAGGCCCTCTCCAACGGGCTGTGCAGCCTGAACCCCCGTGTGCCGCGCCTCGCCATGGTGGCGGAAATCTATTTCTTCGGCGAGGGGTCACCCGGCAAGTGCAAGTTCTACCCCGCCGTCATCGAATCCAAGGCGCGCCTGACCTACGGGCAGGTGAACCGCGCCCTGCTCCTCGGCGACGAGGAGGAAAGGCTGGTGTTGCGTCCCGTGCTGCCGATGCTGGAACAGGCCGAGAAATTGGCCCGTGTGCTGCATCAGCGGCGGCGTGAACGCGGAAGCCTCGACTTCGACCTGCCGGAACCTGAAATCGCCTTCAACATCTACGGCGAGACGGTGGACATCCGCCGCAAGGTGCGCCATTTCGGCCATCAGATCGTCGAGGAGTTCATGATCGCCGCCAACGAGGCGGTGGCGCGCTTCCTCACCGAGAAGGAGGCGGACTTCCTCTACCGTGTCCACCCTGAACCCGAACCGGAAAAGCTGTCTGCCCTGTTCAAGGTGCTTGCCGGTACCGACATCGCGCAGGGACTGCCGCGCGAGGCCTCTGCCGGGGCGTTGCAGACCGTGTTGCAGAAGGCCCACGGGTCGGCGCAGGAGTTCCTCATCAGCAGGCTCACCCTGCGCACCATGATGCAGGCGCGCTATTCGCCGGAACATGAGGGCCATTTCGGGCTTGCGTCAGCATGCTATTGCCATTTCACCTCGCCCATCCGGCGCTATGCCGACCTCGTGGTGCACAGGGCGTTGAAACGCGCGCTCGGGGGCGACCCCGGGCCGACCCCCGCGGGCGGCAAGCTTGTCGCCATCGCCGACCAGTTGAGCCAGCACGAACGCAAGGCCATGGAGGCCGAGCGCGAGATACTTAAGCGCCTGACGGTACTGCTGTTGCGCTCGCGTGTCGGGGAAACGCTCACCGGGGTTATCTCGTCCATACTCGATTTCGGTTTCTTCGTTGAACTCAACGAAGTGCTGGCGGACGGCATGGTGCGCCTTTCGAGCCTCGATGACGACTACTACGCCTTCATACCCGAGCGTCAGGAGTTGCGTGGCGAACGCACCGGACGCACGTTCCGCCTCGGGCAACAGGTCAAGGTGCGCCTTGCCGATGTGAATGTGGGGCGGCTCGAAGTGAATCTCGAACTCGTCAGGGAAGAAGGTGACGACACCCCGGTTCCGACGCGGCGCCGGTCTGCCGCGTCCGGTCGAGATGGTTCCGGGCGCGATGGTTCCGGGCGTGGCGGCCGCGGTCGGTCCCGTCACGATGCCACGCCTCGCGTGAAGGCGTCGCCTGACGCCTCGCCGGAGGTCTCTGCCGATGGCGACATGCCGGACGGCGACAGACTGCCGCCGTGGATACGCGCCGCGACAGAGGAGGACGACCCGCGTGACACGACCCGTACCCGTCGCCGCAGAGATGACGATGCATCGTCGCGCGACGGGGGAGATAGAAGGCGTGGTCGTTCCCGCAACGAGGGGGCACGCGGTGCGGGAAATCCGGCCAGGGGCAAGGCCCCTCGCGACGGCGCTGGTGGCGACCGCAAGAAAGGCGACGGGCGCGATGGCAAGGATGGACAGGCTGGCGGCAAGCCCGCCGGAAAAGGCCAGTCCCGTAAGGGAAAGGCTTCATCCCACCGCAAGGGGCAGGGCAGGGTCAAGAAGAGTGACGAGTAG
- the lpxK gene encoding tetraacyldisaccharide 4'-kinase — translation MHVAALQNHLAPLLVPCSRVYAACMAVRRRFWESPMSPAFRPSRPVVSVGNIAWGGTGKTPLVDWLLHWAGTRGLNPAVLTRGYGAKPPTVPFLVGSQHTAEEAGDEPLMLARRNPYAAVLVDPVRRRAGRWAEHELRPHFYLLDDGMQHLAVRRDLDLVVLRPDDVLDQWGRVLPAGSWREGASALKSATAFFVKSSPEVFEALAPVLEERLAPYGVPVFSFWLRPSGLLRVGGNEQRPHFDGAPYVLVSGVGGPGQVGETATRYFGYAPVRHRVFPDHHPYGPDDVRSLAQEGAQLVCTPKDAVKLERFAGLDLWTFDLQTVFGPAIGTAAPFPQWWDERWARLARERAGTS, via the coding sequence ATGCACGTCGCCGCCCTCCAGAATCACCTCGCTCCCCTGCTCGTCCCCTGTTCACGGGTGTATGCCGCCTGCATGGCGGTGCGCCGCCGCTTCTGGGAATCGCCCATGTCGCCCGCCTTCCGTCCCTCGCGCCCTGTGGTCTCTGTGGGCAACATCGCATGGGGCGGCACGGGCAAGACGCCGCTTGTGGACTGGCTGCTGCACTGGGCAGGGACGCGGGGGCTCAACCCCGCCGTCCTCACGCGCGGATACGGCGCCAAGCCGCCTACGGTGCCGTTTCTGGTCGGTTCGCAGCACACGGCGGAAGAGGCTGGTGACGAGCCCTTGATGCTGGCGCGGCGCAACCCCTATGCCGCCGTTCTGGTCGACCCCGTGCGCCGCAGGGCGGGGCGGTGGGCCGAACATGAACTGCGTCCGCATTTCTACCTGCTCGATGACGGAATGCAGCACCTTGCCGTGCGGCGCGACCTCGACCTTGTGGTGCTGCGCCCGGACGACGTGCTCGACCAGTGGGGCAGGGTGCTCCCGGCGGGTTCATGGCGGGAGGGGGCGAGTGCGCTCAAGAGCGCCACGGCCTTTTTCGTCAAGTCCTCCCCGGAGGTCTTCGAAGCCCTTGCCCCGGTACTTGAAGAGCGCCTCGCGCCTTACGGGGTTCCGGTCTTCTCATTCTGGCTGCGCCCCTCGGGGCTGCTGCGGGTGGGCGGCAACGAGCAGAGACCCCATTTCGACGGCGCGCCCTACGTCCTCGTCTCCGGCGTGGGCGGCCCGGGGCAGGTGGGCGAGACGGCGACACGTTATTTCGGGTATGCTCCGGTAAGGCACCGGGTGTTCCCCGACCATCATCCCTATGGGCCCGACGATGTGCGTTCGCTCGCGCAGGAGGGTGCGCAACTGGTGTGCACCCCCAAGGACGCGGTGAAGCTTGAACGCTTCGCGGGCCTCGACCTCTGGACGTTCGACCTGCAGACCGTATTCGGGCCTGCCATAGGCACCGCAGCCCCCTTCCCGCAGTGGTGGGATGAGAGATGGGCGCGGCTGGCGCGAGAGCGCGCCGGAACGTCATAG
- a CDS encoding Bax inhibitor-1/YccA family protein, whose amino-acid sequence MYNRTMGSAARVEATNAYMRGVYSWMTLGLAVTAAAAWGVASSEALIAFIFGNTFVFFGLIIAEFALVIGISAGIARLSAGMASGLFLLYSALNGLTLSSILLVYAQSAVFQAFITTAGMFAVMSIYGATTKRDLTSMGSFLMMGLFGIILASVVNIFMRSSMMEFIISAVGVLVFTGLTAYDTQKLKAFGENAPMDDAVAIRRGTILGALTLYLDFVNLFIMMVRLFGSSRD is encoded by the coding sequence ATGTACAACAGGACGATGGGCAGTGCCGCCAGAGTGGAAGCCACCAATGCCTATATGCGCGGCGTCTATTCGTGGATGACCCTTGGCCTTGCCGTGACAGCGGCGGCGGCGTGGGGTGTGGCCAGCAGTGAAGCCCTCATTGCGTTCATTTTCGGCAATACCTTCGTGTTCTTCGGCCTCATCATCGCCGAGTTTGCGCTGGTGATAGGCATAAGCGCGGGCATCGCACGCCTTTCGGCGGGCATGGCCTCGGGGTTGTTCCTGTTGTACAGCGCACTCAACGGCCTCACGCTGTCATCGATATTGCTGGTCTATGCGCAGAGTGCCGTGTTTCAGGCGTTCATCACCACGGCGGGCATGTTCGCCGTCATGAGCATCTACGGTGCCACCACGAAGCGTGACCTCACCTCCATGGGCAGCTTCCTGATGATGGGTCTTTTTGGCATCATCCTCGCTTCGGTGGTCAACATCTTCATGCGTAGCAGCATGATGGAGTTCATCATCAGCGCCGTGGGCGTACTGGTGTTCACCGGCCTCACCGCCTATGACACCCAGAAGCTCAAGGCCTTCGGCGAAAACGCCCCCATGGACGACGCCGTGGCCATACGCCGTGGCACCATCCTCGGTGCGCTGACCCTGTACCTTGATTTCGTGAACCTCTTCATCATGATGGTGCGCCTGTTCGGCTCGTCGCGCGACTAG
- a CDS encoding (Fe-S)-binding protein has product MSDDTLKPHQEPGRTFKDRVMEVLPDGGNLNLCLTCGACSAGCPATGLEDMDPRKFLRMAALGMDEEVTTTPWVWMCTMCMRCMYVCPMQINIPQLVYHARASWPREKRPRGIVNSCDAALKTESNSAMGASPDDFAYVVEDVLEEVRSTQPGQEKLTAPVDKHGAMYFLNQNSREPVTEPDEMVPLWKILDMAGADWTYGSVGWAAENYCMFAADDEAWETIVRNKVKAVEDLGCKVWLNTEUGHELYAIRSGLQKFNIKPKFEIESIIRLYARWIREGKLPVSSEWNRERKVKFTVQDPCQLVRKSFGDPVADDLRFVAKAVCGEENVIEMWPNRSNNYCCGGGGGFLQSGYPEARRYYGRLKNEQIVATGAPYVIAPCHNCHSQISDLSDHYGAGYRVVHLWTLIALSLGILGENEREYLGQDLCDCGL; this is encoded by the coding sequence ATGTCAGACGACACGCTCAAACCGCATCAAGAACCCGGCCGCACCTTCAAGGACCGGGTCATGGAAGTGCTGCCCGACGGCGGCAACCTCAACCTCTGCCTGACCTGCGGCGCCTGTTCAGCGGGCTGCCCGGCCACGGGGCTTGAGGACATGGACCCCAGAAAGTTCCTGCGCATGGCCGCCCTCGGCATGGACGAGGAGGTCACCACCACCCCGTGGGTATGGATGTGCACCATGTGCATGCGCTGCATGTACGTCTGCCCCATGCAGATCAACATACCGCAGCTCGTCTATCACGCCCGCGCAAGCTGGCCCCGCGAGAAACGCCCGCGTGGCATCGTCAATTCCTGCGACGCGGCGCTCAAGACGGAAAGCAACAGCGCCATGGGCGCCTCGCCCGACGACTTCGCCTATGTGGTCGAAGACGTCCTTGAAGAAGTGCGCTCGACCCAGCCCGGTCAGGAGAAGCTCACAGCCCCCGTGGACAAGCACGGGGCCATGTACTTCCTCAACCAGAACTCGCGCGAACCCGTGACCGAACCCGACGAGATGGTACCGCTGTGGAAGATCCTCGACATGGCGGGTGCGGACTGGACATACGGTTCCGTCGGCTGGGCGGCGGAGAACTACTGCATGTTCGCAGCCGATGACGAGGCGTGGGAGACCATCGTCCGCAACAAGGTCAAGGCAGTGGAGGACCTCGGCTGCAAGGTCTGGCTCAACACCGAATGAGGCCACGAACTTTACGCGATCCGGTCCGGATTGCAGAAATTCAATATCAAGCCCAAGTTTGAAATCGAGTCCATCATCAGGCTGTACGCCCGCTGGATACGTGAGGGAAAACTGCCCGTCAGCAGCGAATGGAACCGCGAACGCAAGGTGAAGTTCACCGTACAGGACCCCTGCCAGCTGGTTCGCAAGAGCTTCGGCGACCCTGTGGCGGACGACCTTCGCTTCGTGGCCAAGGCCGTGTGTGGTGAGGAGAACGTCATAGAGATGTGGCCCAACCGCTCAAACAACTACTGTTGCGGCGGTGGGGGCGGCTTTCTCCAGTCGGGCTATCCCGAAGCGCGCCGCTATTACGGCAGGTTGAAGAACGAGCAGATTGTCGCCACGGGTGCGCCGTATGTCATCGCCCCGTGCCACAACTGCCATTCGCAGATAAGCGACCTGTCCGACCACTACGGCGCAGGCTACCGCGTGGTGCACCTGTGGACCCTCATCGCCCTCTCGCTTGGCATCCTCGGCGAGAACGAAAGGGAATACCTCGGGCAGGACCTCTGCGACTGCGGTCTGTAG